The window AAGGTGATCCCGATACTCGATGAGATGGTCGGCGAAGGAATTGTAGTCCTTTCGGATGTGAATGTCATCAAATATACGCACAGGGATGAAGGCCCTGAAATGCCGTAGTTCGATGATCGGTAGGCGAGCAGGAGATAGCCGTGGTGGTGAATCACTGTCGGGCCTTTTCTTAGTGGTGTAAACGTGGATTTCTTGAATATCCTTTTTCCGGTGTCGGGTGTCAAAACCAATATCCTGTTGCCGCCTTTGGTGGCGATGGTCGTTTCCTTTTTCACCTCGATGGGCGGCATATCCGGTGCGTTTCTCCTGCTTCCCTTCCAGATGAGCGTCCTGAATTACACAGCCCCTTCGGTGAGCGGGACGAATCACGTCTTCAATATCGTTGCGATTCCCAGTGGCGTTTATCGGTATATCAAAGAAGGCCGCATGGCATGGCCGCTTACCTGGACGATAGCGATAGGAACGCTTCCGGGAGTCTTCCTCGGCTACTACATAAGAGTCCTCTACCTTCCTGATCCTAAGTCGTTTAAGCTTTTTGTGGGATGCGTGCTGCTCTACATCGGCGTTCGCCTTGTCAAGGATCTCTTGGGGAAAGCTGAGAAATCTTCGGGCGCCCGAACGCTTGAAGAGAAATTTAAGGCAAGAGTTGAAGAGAAGAAGAAAGCGGAGAGAGTAAAGGCGGCGGCGGGGATACCGGCGGACGCGGTAGTTAAGACTGTCTCCCTATCAATGAAAAAGATTGAATACGAATTCTGGGGAGAGCGCTTTTCCTTCAACCCCGTCAGCATGTCCGTGCTCGCCTTTGTCGTGGGCATCATAGGAGGTGCTTACGGAATAGGCGGCGGCGCTATTATCGCGCCTTTCTGCGTTGCCTTCTTTCAGCTGCCCGTCTATACTATCGCGGGCGCCGCCTTGATGGGGACCTTTATCACCTCTCTTGCGGGTGCCTTATTTTTCACGTTTATCCCGGCGACGGGCGGAGTCTCCGCGTTGCCCGACTGGCCGTTGGGAATCCTTTTCGGCCTCGGAGGCTTTGTCGGCCTCTATCTGGGCGCGAGGTGCCAAAAGTTCGTGCCCCAGAAGGCGATAAAGATCATGCTCAGTGCTGTCCTTCTCTTTTTGGCGGTGAGGTATGTTATTCAATTTTTCTGATTGCGTGACCCGTCAAGGGTTCTTCATTGAAGAGGGCTATGGATCGACTTGTGAGCCGTCTTTTAGAAAGTCATTATGTTAGA of the Thermodesulfovibrionales bacterium genome contains:
- a CDS encoding sulfite exporter TauE/SafE family protein — encoded protein: MDFLNILFPVSGVKTNILLPPLVAMVVSFFTSMGGISGAFLLLPFQMSVLNYTAPSVSGTNHVFNIVAIPSGVYRYIKEGRMAWPLTWTIAIGTLPGVFLGYYIRVLYLPDPKSFKLFVGCVLLYIGVRLVKDLLGKAEKSSGARTLEEKFKARVEEKKKAERVKAAAGIPADAVVKTVSLSMKKIEYEFWGERFSFNPVSMSVLAFVVGIIGGAYGIGGGAIIAPFCVAFFQLPVYTIAGAALMGTFITSLAGALFFTFIPATGGVSALPDWPLGILFGLGGFVGLYLGARCQKFVPQKAIKIMLSAVLLFLAVRYVIQFF